Proteins encoded by one window of Pelmatolapia mariae isolate MD_Pm_ZW linkage group LG14, Pm_UMD_F_2, whole genome shotgun sequence:
- the LOC134640620 gene encoding extracellular calcium-sensing receptor-like gives MPAPVKCKGSIDTVELQSTSSMVFAIEEINNSTDLLPGIKLGYRIYDSCASVPVAVHVAFQFLNRLEAQFNTGKNCSQSGMVMAVVGDSGSTPSITMSQLVSAFNIAQVSHFATCACLSDKQQYPSFFRTIPSDQFQAEAIAKLVKQFGWTWIGAVRSDSDYGNNGMASFLQAAQKEGICVEYSVSFYRTNPQSRIQRVADVIRRSTAVVVVAFASFGDMKILLEELSRDPSPPRQWIGSESWVTSTELTQYSFCAGAIGFGIQKSEIPGLRDFLLNLSPTQVSASPVLTEFWEDAFNCSLKKTSAIEKKMCAGNEDIQNLQSEYTDTSQLRIANMVYKAVYAIAHAIHNAVCQKTNAIAKCDKLIELQSNRVLTELKKVNFSQNGYDVSFNANGDPVAIYDLVNWQKSGSGIIEIVTVGLYDASLRVGHEFKINRNITWMEDSRKVPVSVCTNSCPPGTRKMLQKGKPICCYDCITCPEGEISNITDSADCLPCHKEFWPNAKRDTCIPKPVEFLSFQDILGIILATFSVLGACLAILTGAVFFYHRTSPVVRANNSELSFLLLISLTLCFLCSLTFIGAPSEWSCMLRHTAFGITFVLCISCVLGKTIVVLMAFKATLPGSNVMKWFGPPQQRMTVVSFTFIQVLICTVWLVLSPPIPIKNLTTYREKIILECALGSAVGFWAVLGYIGLLAAFCFILAVLARKLPDNFNEAKLITFSMLIFCAVWITFIPAYVSSPGKFTVVVEIFAILASSFGLIIFIFAPKCFIILFKPEKNTKKYLMNKNQS, from the exons ATGCCTGCACCTGTGAAATGCAAAGGAAG CATTGACACTGTTGAGCTGCAATCCACAAGTTCAATGGTCTTTGCCATAGAAGAGATTAACAACAGCACAGACCTGCTGCCTGGAATCAAGCTTGGTTATCGGATCTATGATTCATGTGCATCAGTACCTGTGGCAGTGCATGTggcatttcagtttttaaatagaTTGGAGGCTCAGTTTAACACTGGTAAAAACTGCTCTCAGTCTGGTATGGTGATGGCTGTTGTTGGTGACTCTGGGTCTACGCCATCTATTACCATGTCACAACTTGTTAGTGCTTTTAACATTGCTCAG GTGAGCCACTTTGCCACATGTGCATGCTTATCTGACAAGCAGCAGTACCCAAGTTTTTTCAGAACAATTCCCAGTGACCAGTTTCAAGCTGAAGCAATAGCCAAGCTGGTGAAACAGTTTGGCTGGACTTGGATAGGTGCTGTCCGGTCAGATTCAGATTATGGCAATAATGGCATGGCTTCTTTTCTCCAAGCAGCACAGAAAGAGGGGATCTGTGTGGAATACTCTGTGTCTTTCTATCGGACAAACCCACAGAGCAGAATTCAGAGAGTAGCAGATGTTATCCGCAG GTCtacagctgtagttgttgtggcATTTGCATCTTTTGGAGACATGAAGATCCTGTTGGAGGAGCTATCACGTGACCCTTCCCCACCTCGCCAGTGGATAGGCAGTGAATCATGGGTAACAAGCACAGAATTAACACAGTACAGTTTCTGTGCTGGGGCCATTGGATTTGGGATTCAAAAGTCTGAAATCCCAGGTCTCAGAGACTTCCTGTTGAATCTGTCTCCCACTCAAGTGTCTGCCTCGCCAGTGCTTACTGAGTTCTGGGAGGATGCATTCAACTGCAGCCTGAAAAAAA CTTCTGCCATAGAGAAGAAAATGTGTGCTGGAAATGAAGACATACAGAATCTCCAAAGCGAGTACACTGACACATCTCAGCTCAGAATTGCTAACATGGTGTACAAGGCTGTGTATGCAATAGCACATGCCATTCATAATGCAGTGTGTCAAAAAACAAATGCCATAGCAAAATGTGACAAACTAATCGAGTTACAGTCCAATCGG gttttaactgaGCTGAAGAAAGTAAATTTTTCCCAAAATGGATATGATGTGTCATTTAATGCTAATGGGGATCCTGTGGCTATTTATGACTTGGTTAACTGGCAGAAAAGTGGGAGTGGCATCATTGAGATAGTAACTGTAGGGCTGTATGATGCCTCACTACGAGTGGGCCACGAGTTTAAGATTAACAGAAACATAACCTGGATGGAGGATAGCAGAAAA GTGCCAGTGTCAGTCTGTACTAACAGTTGTCCTCCAGGAACTcgtaaaatgctgcaaaaaggaAAACCTATCTGTTGCTATGACTGTATAACATGTCCTGAGGGAGAGATCAGTAATATAACAG ATTCAGCTGACTGTTTACCCTGCCACAAAGAGTTCTGGCCTAATGCAAAGAGAGACACTTGTATCCCTAAGCCTGTAGAGTTTCTTTCATTTCAAGACATCCTAGGGATCATCCTGGCTACATTTTCAGTTCTTGGTGCTTGTCTGGCCATCCTAACTGGGGCTGTATTCTTTTATCACAGGACATCTCCAGTTGTCCGAGCCAACAATTCTGAGCTGAGCTTcctgctgctcatctcactgactcTGTGTTTCTTATGTTCATTAACTTTTATTGGAGCACCTTCTGAGTGGTCCTGCATGCTGCGTCACACTGCGTTTGGCATCACCTTTGTTCTCTGTATCTCCTGTGTACTTGGGAAAACTATAGTGGTTTTAATGGCTTTTAAAGCGACACTTCCAGGTAGCAATGTCATGAAATGGTTTGGTCCTCCACAGCAAAGAATGACTGTTGTGTCTTTCACCTTTATTCAAGTTTTAATATGTACTGTATGGTTGGTACTTAGCCCTCCAATCCCAATTAAAAATCTAACCACATACAGGGAGAAAATCATCCTGGAATGTGCATTAGGCTCTGCTGTTGGCTTCTGGGCTGTGCTTGGTTACATAGGTCTACTTGCTGCCTTTTGCTTCATTTTAGCTGTCTTAGCCCGCAAATTACCTGATAATTTCAATGAAGCCAAGCTTATCACTTTCAGCATGCTGATATTCTGTGCAGTGTGGATCACCTTTATCCCAGCATATGTCAGCTCTCCTGGGAAATTTACAGTGGTTGTGGAGATTTTTGCCATTCTGGCCTCCAGCTTTGGGCTAATAATATTCATATTTGCTCCAAAGTGTTTTATCATATTGTTTAAGCCTGAAAAGAACACTAAGAAATATTTAATGAACAAAAATCAGTCATAG